The Metallosphaera hakonensis JCM 8857 = DSM 7519 genome includes the window CATGAGCGGCTCGTTGGCTTCGATACCCCTGAAATCTTCGAAATCTCCTTCCCACTCCCTCATATTCCTCTCCAGTGATACATCTCCTCCAAATAGGGGAATTTTCTGACCTCTTCTTTTGGTATATTGAGTTGTCAGGACTAATTTCGGGGAGAAGTCCTGGATCCTTGACCTGACTGCCTCCTCTCCAAGTCCTGCGAATATTACGGAGTAAGTTACTCCCATCTTTGCACAGGCAAGGAGCGAGGCGATGGTTTCAGGGAGATTGGGCATGTAGATGGCTACCCTATCTCCAGGGGAGACACCCTTTTCCTTAAGGATATTAACTATTCTCTCAGTGAGACGACCCAGTTCAGAGTAGGTCATTTCCCTTCTCTCTCCCTCTCCATACCAGATCAATGCCGTACCTTCATGGGAGAACACGTTATATGCGATGTTGGTCTCTCCACCAACGAACCATTTGCCTTCTTGGAGAACTGAGTTCCACGGCTTGAACCACTGGAGTCTGGACGCAAATGGGGACCAGTAAAGTTCAGGCCTGTTCACTGCAGTAACGAAAGCTGAGGAATAGTCCATAGCGAGATAATAATGAGTCAATTAAAAAGGGATGATGAGAAGTCAAGGATTCTCCATGACTATTAAAATATGCTTGGTGCTAAGGGAAGCCCTTTTTCTTATTTCAAGATTTAAATTGAAATTTGAATCCTTCTATATAAGGGTTAGGAGAAAAGAAGTGACCTTGTCTATTCGCATCTCAGCTTCCATTACACGACCTTCATCTATTCCCCTCAGCCCTGCTTTCACGAGTGTTGAGACTTAGGATAAGTCTTCAAGAATTTTAGCCCTCAGTTTTTTAAATGCGTGATTAATTTGATCGTGAATGGAACCATCTATCTACGTTAGGTCCAGAGCACGTCTTGGTGAAGGGCCACTCTGGGATCCGAGGACCAACACTCTATACTGGGTTGACATAGATGGCGGGAAACTCCATGTAACTAAGGACGGGAAAGATAAGGAGATTGAAGCCCCGCATCTCATATCGGCTCTGGGTTTGACTGAGGACGAGAACACCTTGATAGCTTCCGCAGGATTAACTCTTTACACGTTTTCCAATTCCAGAGGATTCGTTCCGGTATCAAGTATCACGGGAGAGGGAGTGAGATTTAATGATGGAAAATGCGGACCCGACGGTAAATTCTGGGTAGGAACCATGGACCTCAAGGAGGAGAAGGACGTTGGAAAACTTTTCAGATATGAGGGGAAATTCATATCCTTGGTAGATAACTTAATCATTTCCAATGGCCTGGACTGGTACAGGAACACCTTCTATTTGGTTGACAGTCCCAGGAAAAGAGTTTACGCTTTCAGGGTAATCGACGGTGAGCTCGAGAGCTTAGGGGTTGCCATAGAGACCTCAGATTATCCCGGAGTTCCAGACGGAATGGTGGTGGATTCGTCCGGTTTGGTTTGGGTAGCTCACTACGGCGGGGGACTGGTAACTGCGTGGGAGCCATTCTCTAGGAGGGCAGAAATCGAGATAAAAATGCCTGTAAAGATCGTTACCTCAGTTGTTTTCGGAGGACCAAAGCTGAATCACCTTTTCGTTACTTCATCGTCAAGAGCTGGGGAGGAACTGGGGGGCTCGGTGTTCGTTGTGGAGACCGATCATTTGGGACGTGAACCCAACATATGTGCCAAGATTTGAAAAATTCCGGCCTATGGCTTTATGGAAACTAAATAAATTTCACATGATCAAACCCTAAATTCTCTTTTAAATCGAGTTTTTAAGTTTAAATAAAAGTAGAATACTATTGCCTCAACGTTGGGAGAATTGAAGCGATCTACAAAGCGATATGACTAGTCTTTCAACTCTCGTCTTGGGGAGATCATAAAATGTAATGAACGCAAACATCACTAACCCACGATCACTGGAGATCTTCCCAACAACATTTAAACCTTGGATTTTCTCTTGTAAATTGATTCCATGGATAGAAGGATTGCCTTTATCACGTTTGTTGGAACCGTGATATCATGGTACTCCTTCTTCTCCATGGGAATATTTGCAGCCTCGTACTTAACTGTCTTCCATTCGTTTCTGGCATCTGGGCTGTTCTACTTCTCTGGGTTCGGGGGTAGACCTATCGGAGCACTACTTTTGGGGAGGTTGGGAGATCGTTGGGGAAGAAGGATAGCCTTAGTTGGGGTATTCGTTCTTCTTTTCCTTGGAGATCTCCTCGTTGCCCTAAATACCCCAGCGATGATCCTCTCTCCTATCCTAATTGGTCTAGGGTTAGGAGGAGAGTGGGGAAGCGCGTCCGTGATGATGGCGGAAAACGTGACTCGAATGAGGGGAGGATGGACCAGCTTGATTCAGCTTTCGGTACCCATAGGTTTAATTTTATCTCTAGGAGTGGTAGTGACCCAGAGGCTCCTTCTCATACCGTCATTTATTTCATTACTCATGGTTCCTCTTATCCTGAGCGTTCCTGAACCTAGAAGAGCCAACCTGGGGTCTGGAATGATGGGATTAAAGCCACTTCTCAAGGGAATTATGGTCAAGGCAGGAGAGAGTTCGAACTTTTACGTTTTCACGTCTTTCTCAATTCCCTTCCTTCTCGAGGCAGGATTAAGAACGGGGATCGCTCCCATCCTAATCATGTCGGTTGAGGAGACTTTCCTAATGATTCCCATGGGAATAGCCTCCGATATAATGGGAAGGAGGGAGGTCATTAGGTTAGGAATGCTGATAATGTTGGTGTCATCTATCCTGCTTAGTCTCTCGGCGTTCACCAGGAACCCCGACCTTACGCTAACTTCCTTTCTACTGTTCGGACTCGGGGACTCGCTTAGCTATGCCCCGCAGGGAGCCTACCTGGCTGAACTATACCATGAAAAGGAGAGGGTCACCATGACAGGGCTTGCGTATCAACTATCTGCCACAATAGCCGGTGGAATCTCTGTCCTGGTGACCTCATTATCGCTATCTGTTTTAGGGATAGGTGGAAGTCTATTCACTGTTCCAGTACTCTCCGCAGTTTACGTTCTCATCTCTATTTTAGCTGTCTGATACATTCGATTACATTGTGAGAATCATTGGACTATCATATACTTCCTGAGACCTTAAAGGGCAATGTAACCTTCTCTGATACATTGAGTGGCTTTGGATCTAACATTGCACTTTAGACTATGACTAAGTATAATAACTGGATATCCTGTAAACAATGCAGTTCACGTTACGTCCAGAATTTGCGAAAAGGATAATAACATAGACAATACAATGTTTTCTATGAAGCTCAGATATCTTCTACTACTTCTCAGGATCTTGAGGATATTTAGGAAAAGGTAAGATCTAGTAACTTCTACTCCGTTTCCTAAGCAATATTTTTTACCCTGCCGGTTCTAATGTAGTCTATGGAAATGATTTTACGTGAATTAGGTAGGCAAATAAATGATCTGACCAAGGAGTTTTATGAGAAGGTACTCCCACCGGTCGACATATACGAACAGGGCAATACACTGGTGGTTATCCTGGATATGCCGGGATTTGATAAGGCCGACATCAGTGTGAGGCTCACCTCTGAGGGGTTACTGAGAGTAGACGGAAAGAGGGACGTGGAACAAGGAGGGATCAAACATGTGGCTCAAAGACCATCGCGAATTACAAGGGAGATCAAGCTACCAATCAAGGTTCCCAAGGACGCAGAGGTAACGGGAAAATATGAGAACGGTGTTTTGACCCTTAAAATCCCAATAGAAGGAGCTGCTAAGGTAAAGATAGAGTAACTGCTATACCTAGGAAGGCAACCAACAGGGAAATGACGTCTCCCAGCAAAAAGTAGACAGGAATCGATGCCGCTACGATAGGTATTCCGATCCACTTCTTTCCCCTTCTTCTTTCTAAGGTAGGTTGCTTCAGTAACCTCTCCTTCATTTCCGTGGAGACGTAATTCACGTAATCCATGATCTCGTCCACCAGGGCTAACCTCATTAAACCCTCCTCTTCCACTAACCTGACCAGGTTAGGTAGGAAATCGAAGTCTGGATCGATCATTCTACATGTTCCCTCAAGGACTGATGACATTCTAAAGTAAAGGGCAATCTTCTCTGGTAACCTCAGTGGAAACTTGAAGAATGCCTCGCTAGCTAGCCTGTTAAAGTCTTCCAGCTCAAGTTGATCCACTGGAATCCCTTTGATCCCCTTGATCATGAGCTCAAACCCCTTAGCCAACACTTTCCTATCGGCATAGGGCTGAACAGCTCCAAGTTGGTCAAGGACATTCACAAGCATTACGGGATCCCCTCTGCTTATGGTAACATACATCCTCAGCAACTTAATCCTGGTCTCCCTATCTATGTAACCAGCCATTCCGAAATCGTACAAAACTATGTTACCCTTCTCATCTACGGCAATGTTACCAGGGTGAGGGTCTGCGTGGAAATACTCTCCAGTTAGCACTGGATATATAAAGACCTTGAACACGCGCCAAGCTAACGCTTTCCTGTCGAACTTGTTAAGAACCTCCTGTGACGTTATCTTCATGGCATCCACGTATTCCATTACCAAAACGTGTCTCGTGGCCTTTACGGTTTCAGGTATTCTTACCCTGAACCCTTCCAGTTCGTTCCTTATTTTCGACGTGTAGAAGGCCTCCTTCTCGTAATTTAATTCGTCAAAGATCCTTGAGGAGAATTGCCTAAATATGAGCTTCAGGGTCTCTACCAGACTTGAATCTAGGATTAGCCTAGTTAACGGAAGGAACGTCTTAATTACCGATATGTCCTCCTTCAACAAGTCTTCAACGCCCGGTCTGTTCACCTTAATAGCTAACTTCCTCCCGTCTTTACCTATTCCCTTATGGACCTGTCCTAGACTTGCAGCCGCCAAGGGTTCAGGATCAACGTAGTCAATAACGTCCCCTGCCTCCTTCAATATAACATCCTTTACCTGTTCAAAGGGTGCCGGGGGAACTTCGTCCTGCAACCTCTGCAATTCCTTCATGTACTCCTGGGGAAGAACGTCTGCCCTCACCGATAAGACCTGGCCCAGTTTAATGAAAGTGGGACCTAGCTCGATCATTGTGTCCACGAACTTCTTGGCCTCCTCCTCGAGTTCCTCCTTGGGAATGGTTTCCCCTCTCAATATTCTCCTCCTAAAATTCCTATATTTAAGGAGCCTAGGGGTCAGTTTCTTGATTATGGTGAGGGTCCTCGAGATAGCCATCTATGTTATCATGAAGACATGGGTAAAATACTCTTCCTCCAGTTTGAGGTCACGGGAACTAGAGCTTTTATTGATGATCCCACTATATCATCTATGGAAATAGTTTCACCTATCCTTACACCCTTCAATTCGGACGGAACAATAAACAAGGAAGCCCTTAAACAGCACGCGACGAATCTCCTTAACAAGGGAGTTGATCTAATTTTTCTGAATGGGACAACGGGACTGGGCCCGGCCCTATCAAAGGAGGAAAAAAAGGAAAACCTCAGGGTTCTCTCCGACCTTTCAAACAAGATTATTTTCCAAGTGGGTGACCTGAACCTAAACAACGTGATTGAATTGATTAAGTTCGCCTCTGACTACGATCTCAGGGCCATTGCCTCCTACTCTCCTTACTATTTTCCTAGGTTGCCTGAGAAATGGCTCATAAAGTATTTCCAGATCATTGCCTCGCAGTCCAGACATCCTGTTTACCTTTACAACTACCCTTCAGCCACGGGATATGACATCTCAGCTAAACTCCTCTCCAAGTTTGGCCTCGAACTGGCAGGAGTAAAGGACACTAATCAAGACTTGGCTCATTCAATGGAATTCAAGACCACTTTCCCTAAGATGAAGGTGTACAACGGTTCAGATACCTTGGCCTTCTATTCCCTTCTCTCCCTAGATGGTACTGTGGCTTCAATGTCCAACTGTCTGCCCACAGTGTTCAAGGAAATGAAGGAGGCGGTAGCGAGAGGAGATGCCAGGAAAGCTATGACTTTTCAGAAGTTGATCACTTCACTGGTGGAAATGGCCAGGAAGTATGGCCAACTGGGTTCCCTATACGTCCTAACCGAGATCACGCAGGGATACAAAGTTGGAGGTCCTAGACCTCCCATCTTCCCTCTAGATGAGACCGAATCTAAGGACCTTAGGACAGAAGTTGAGAACTTCCTGAAAGGGTTGGGTGTATCTACTTGAAAACCATGGTGACCCTTGGTGAGATTCTAATAGAGCTTAACGCTCTAACGTCAGGACCCCTCAGAAACGTAAACTACTTCGAGAAACACGTGGCCGGAAGCGAGGCCAACTACTGTGTTGCATTTGTTATGACAGGAAATAAGTGTGTCTACTTGGGTAGAGTTGGAAATGACGAGTTCGGGAAAAATGCAGTAGAATGGTTGCGTGGTAAAGGAGTGATTGTGGATAAGATTAAGATCGATCCAAACCCCACGGGAATTTTCTTCATTCAGAGGGACTATCCAATCCCGCTTCACAGCGAGTCCATTTACTATAGAAAGGGGAGTGCAGGAAGCAAACTCTCCCCAGAGGACATTGAAGAGGATTTGGTCAGGGAAGCCGATCTAGTTCACTCCACTGGGATAACCTTGGCCATTTCGAGTTCCGCTAAGGACACAGTGTTCAAGGCGTTCTCTTTGAACAGAGAGAGATCATTTGATACTAATATTAGATTGAAGTTATGGTCCCCAGACGAGGCTAGACGGAACATTATCGAGCTGTTCAAGGAATATCCGTTAAAGTTTCTCATTACCGACGTAGACGACGCAAGTATACTCGTTGGAAGGAGTGATCCAGACGAAGCGGTGAGGCTCCTGAGAGAGTACGCAGACGTCATAGTCATGAAACAGGGTCCCAGGGGGGCTTCTGTATACTACGATGGAGGAAAATATTTCGCCCACGGTTATTCGGTTCCGGTGGTTGATGTTGTAGGAGCAGGTGATGCCCTAGGTGGGACTTTCCTATCCTTAGTCATGTCGGGTTATCCACTGGACAAGGCACTCGATTACGCCATAGTTAGCTCCACCCTGAATGTCATGATAAGAGGTGATCAAGAGAACCTTCCCTCACTCCAAGACATTGAGGCCTTTCTTAGGGAAATGAATAAATCCTAAGACGAACTAAATCACCTATGAATTTAAGAGAATTATCTCCAGAATTCAAGGATTTGACGATTCTTGAATCTGGCACTCCGGTATTTAAGACGTACCTAGCAGGAGACTGGATCTCATCCAAGGAGCTCGATGAGGTGGTGTCGCCCATAGATCTGAGCGTGTTCGCTAAGGTACCAAGGATACCCTACGGGATGGTTGACCAAGCGCTCTCTAGGGTCTATGACTCAGGGAAGTGGGAAGTACGTGATTTACCTGGAGAGAAAAGGCTGAAGATATTTCATGGGATGGCGACCCTTCTTGACAAGTTCAGGGATGACTTCGTTGAGATCCTAATGATCGGTAACGGTAAAACTAAGGCAGCCGCAAACGGAGAAGTCAATGCATCCATTGAGAGATTGATGAGGGCTGACCTCGACGTAAGGAAATTATACGGCGAATATGTACCTGGAGATTGGAGCAGTGAGAGTCTAGAGACGGAGGCCATTGTCAGAAGGGAACCACTGGGCGTAGTTCTGGCGATAACTCCGTTTAATTACCCGCTCTTTGATGTAGTGAACAAGTTTGTGTACTCTACTGTAGCTGGTAATGCGATAGTTATCAAGCCGGCCAGTAAGACTCCCCTCCCTGCCATAATGTTCGCTAAAGTAGCAGAAATGGCTGGCTTTCCGAAGCATGGAATCGGTATCCTAACAGTTCCAGGTAAAGACATGGATAAGATCGTGGGTGATCAAAGGATAGGAGTGATCTCCTTCACTGGAAGTACTGAGACCGGTGAAAGGGTGATTAAGGCTGGAGGAGTGAAACAGTACGTCATGGAATTGGGCGGTGGGGATTCGGCATTGGTTTTAGACGATGCAGATCCAGTGTCTACTGCTCAAAAGATCGCTACCTCGGTCACATCGTACAGCGGGCAGAGATGCGACTCCATAAAGTTCATCTTCTCTGAACCTGGGATCTACGATAGGCTTAGGGATAACCTAGTCCTCGAGTTCAGCAAAATTAAGGTCGGAGATCCCAGGGAGGACGTTAACATGGGTCCAATAATCGACAAGGGAACGGTTGATGAATTGGAGTTCTCTGTGAAGGACGGGCTAGAAAAGGGAGCGAAAATTCTGTTTGGTGGGAAGAGGATAAAGGAGAACTACGTTCAACCTACGCTCCTGGAAATATCAAAGGATAAGGTAAAGGAATTATATCTTTATAAGAAAGAAGTCTTTCTGGCAATTGCCACACTCGTTAAAGTGGATAACGTAGATGAGGCCATATCCTTTAGTAACTCGAGGCGATACGGGCTTGATGCCTCCGTATTCGGGGAGGACATAAACAAGATAAGGAAAGCGATCAGATATCTTGAAGTGGGAGCCGTGTACATAAATGACTTTCCGAGACATGGAATAGGATACTTTCCATTTGGAGGGAGGAAGGACTCCGGCGTTGGTAGGGAAGGAATAGGATACACCATTGAGCACGTAACTGCATATAAGACCGTCGTATACAACTATAAGGGGAAGGGAGTATGGGATTACATGTGATTTTGCGATTTGATTTTAAATACGGTTTTTGAACGACGTTTATAGGAAAATCCTAGTAACTTTTGGGCTACACGCCTTGTGGACCATTTAGATTTTACAATTATCTACATCAAATTTACTTTTAATTCATCCGAAAATGACGTAACCTACACATCTATATAGGGAAGCCTCAATCTTAAACTAAGGTTAATACTGTGACTCTGATATTCGTGAGAATTGAAGTGATCCATAAAGCACTTAACCATTTATTAATTTACAATGTATGACTTATAATATGACCTTGACGCTTACTATCAAGAATTTCGGTCCATTTAAAGAGTCATTGATAGAGCTGAAGCCCTTAACAGTATTTATAGGTAGGAACAGCTTAGGGAAGTCGTTACTCTTGAGGCTTTTGTGGGGGCTCTCCTCCGCTAAACCCAAGGATTTAGATAAGGAATTAGCAGGACTGAAAGCAAAGAGAGATTCTCTCTCATTGAAAGATAAAGAGAAGGTGAGGGAATATGCAAAGCTTTACATGAAGGCCTTCTCTATTTCCTTAGTTAAAGGGGTAGAAAAGAGGATTAACGAAGTCTTGAGTACCGCTGGAGAAATAACAGTGTCCTCAGAGCTGGCAACTTTAAGAATAAAGCTAAATGAATCAAAAATTGAACCTAGCTTGGACCAATTAGTAGAAATTGAGGTAAGGAGGACCTCTCCTCTAGGAATAGTTTTCAGAGCCAAGGAGGCGGAAAATACTGAAGAGAATATATTATCGAAAGATGATCTAGACGATGTCCTGTTAGTAAATTCATTTTATTTTACTTTCTCATTGTTTTATCCGTTATTCAATCCAGATGAAACGGTATTTCTCATAGATGGTCGGGCTAGCTTAACTGAGTTTTTACCAACACCCGAAAGGTCTATGAAGCTCTACAGCTTTTTAGACACAGTAAGTAGGGATTATATTACTTCATATTACAGGCTCTTGAGCGATTTTGACAAGGGTAAAGTTGACCTAAGCATGTTGAGGGATTTCTTTGACGAACTTGGTTTCAGTCTGAAACTAATAGAGAGCGACGGAGTCAAATCTCCTTATGTAGAAATGTGGAATAGGGTCACTTTACCTCTTTCACAGTCTCCGTCAGGAATTAGGGAATCGCTTTCTATGGCCTTAGCCTTGGGAAATGAGGATATTTCAGTGGTTTATATCGAGGAACCTGAAGCCCACTTGCACCCTAGAGCTCAGAGGATAATAGCTAAGCTCATGGCTAAAGCTCTAAAAAAGGGAAAACACATCTTCCTCACTACTCATAGTGATTATCTACTTTATTCTATAAGTAACCTTATAGCGTTATCACGTAAAGAGATAGCCCTTGATCCCAATAGCGTGGTAGTTTATTTACTAAAGAGAGAAGCGGACTTCACTAAAATAGAAAAAGTTAAGGTTGATGAGGAAGGGATATCTGAAGAGGAGTTCACAAAAGTCGCGGAAGAAATCCTAGACGAGAGGGATTATATATTTGGTTGATATTTGTAGACTTTCTGAATCAGTTAAATGTACAATAATTAATCTTGACGAGCTGATCACTGCATCAGAAAAACACGCAGACCTTTTAGTATATTGTAATAATATAGTAATCGTTATTGAGGAGACAAGAAAAATGAAATCATCAGATATTACCCAGATACTAGAGACATTGAATGACATTAGGAGAAATAAGGATAGGTATGGTATCAAATCTGACTTGTTAAAGTTTGTTGGACTTGTACATTTTACTAGAGGCGCGGATCCCATTTCAATTAAATTGCTCTTGACCAAGACAGGCAGAGATTTCGTTTTAGATAAGGCTAACTGTTGTGAGGATCTAATAAGAAAAATTGAGAAGATGAAATACTGATTAGGGTATTAAAGATGCTTATGAAGTTTTTAGCTTAAGAGAATAATCGCAATGCACTACATAAACTAAAGGCCATTCGCGGATTCTCTGCGAATTCAGTTTATTTATGGAAATAGAACGAATTCGATTTAAAGGTTTTTCCATTGATTAGGTAAGCATTCATACTTTACGGTCCCTTTCATTTAATCTGTTTTAGTCATTATTACGATTCCCAATTGACGCCTGAATGGTTCTACGTTCGTGTTCATGCTCAATACTCTGATAGTTAAGTTTAATTATTGATAGTTAGATTTTTTTTGGTAAGAGATGGAGAAAGTGGTGTAGGGAGAGTTGACACAGAGAGAGTTGACACAGAGAGAGTTGACACAGAGAGAGTTGACACAGAGAGAGTTGACACAGAGAGAGTTGACACAGAGAGAGTTGACACAGAGAGAGTTGACACAGAGAGAGTTGACACAGAGAGAGTTGACACAGAGAGAGTTGACACAGAGAGAGTTGACACAGAGAGAGTTGACACAGAGAGAGTTGACACAGAGAGAGTTGACACAGAGGGAAGAATGGTGATACCAAAAGAATGGAGGGACAAGTTTAACACTAACGAATTCATCCTGGTTTTAAAGGATGATAGAATTGAGTTCTACCCCCGTGTATTAAACTTAACAAAACTTATTGACAGCATTAAAGTTGAAGAATTACCGAGTGACTGGCATGAACTTAAACGTATGGTTTATAGACTCTAATGTATTTGTTTACGCGTTCCTGAAACCAAAACGTTCAGTTGATGAAAAGATTCTGAAAAGAAAGAGAAACTTAAGGGAATATTAACAAGGATTGATAACGGTGAGGAAAAAGTTCTAACTACTGTAGTTCACATTTCTGAAATTGCTAACGTGATTGAGAGCTTATCTAACCTCGCGACCTCGATTAATGTTACTGAAAACGTGATTAACAACGAAAATATTCTCGTTAAAGAAGTCACACTGCAAGATTACGCTGAAGCTGTTAAAATGGCCAAGGAGGAAAATGTGAGCGTTAACGATGCCTAGCTTATGTTATAATGCTGAAAAACGGTATTAGCGAGATTTATACTTTTGATAAAAAGTATTTTAAGAAATTAAATGTGAAGATTATATCTTGATGAGGGAGTTCAAGGGGCGAGAGACCCACCTGTGAGGATGGCGACGGATAGCTCCCTATTTGTAAGTCTTCTTCCAGACGAGGTTTGTTTTGAATGAGGTCTCTTGAACTCATGTCTTAATATGTCACTTGGTTCCAACGTCTCTTATTTATTTACTTTTAATTATCATTACATAATGTGGAAACAACATACGAGTTTGAAACCAGGAGAACCATGGACGTTGTTAAAGAATACCTCATGAATCCTCAAAACCTAATGAAATACGTGCCAAGCTTTAAGGGTCTGAAGGAAACCGACCACGGATGGGAACTACAGGTCTCATGGGTGATCACGCTAACCCTCGAAATAACCAGACAGATAGGGAGAGACGAAATAACTTATTTGATTAAGAAAAATAACGGACTCATAAAGATAAACTCATATCTACGTTTCGTCATACTTCCAACCAAGGATAGAACCGTAGTTAGGCTCACGTTCTTCTACAAGGGTCCATTTGAGAGGATAGCCAAAAGACAAACAGAAGAATTTTATAAGAGAGGAGTCGAGATATTCAAGGAGGATCTAGAATCCATGGGTTCAAGACCCGCGGAAGAAGCGGTTGTTCGGAAAAGTGATCCCAATTCAAGGCTCACGTTATTGAAAATGAAAACCCTTTTATCTAAAATAATAGATAGGGGAGAGCTTGACGATGTACTTGAGCAGGCCATGATATGGAGCGTGAACTCCGAGGTTATAGTTATCGTTTCTGATGGAAAAGGGAAAGTAGAACTTGTATTTGATAAGGGTGATCTAAAGACCGTGAATGGAGACTTTAACTCCCTAAACGACAAACTAACTGTTTTAGTGAAGGGGTCTTAGACCTGTCTGGACTTCATCATGCTAAATAACCGCCCTTGAATAGGTATCTTTCAAAGTTAGTCGTGGATATATGCAAAGTTCCATCCTATTCATCAGAACATTCCTAGATTCTCTGTGGACATGTTTACAAAGAAGCTAGGGAAACTTCAAAGGATATATTTCTCCTGTCCTCCTATGGGATATGGCAAGAAAGGAGAAGTTCTGGTCCTCCATACAAGACATTGTTAGTGGAATTGAAAAACACCCCTTCATTACTGGTTTAGTAGACGGAAGCCTTCCCATGGAAAGCTTCCAGGATTACATTATTCAAGACGCCCTTTACTTGAGAGAGTTCTCGAGGGCTCTCCTAGTGCTCTCAGCCAAGGCTGAGAAACAGGAACAGACAATTAATTTTCTA containing:
- a CDS encoding AAA family ATPase, whose translation is MTLTLTIKNFGPFKESLIELKPLTVFIGRNSLGKSLLLRLLWGLSSAKPKDLDKELAGLKAKRDSLSLKDKEKVREYAKLYMKAFSISLVKGVEKRINEVLSTAGEITVSSELATLRIKLNESKIEPSLDQLVEIEVRRTSPLGIVFRAKEAENTEENILSKDDLDDVLLVNSFYFTFSLFYPLFNPDETVFLIDGRASLTEFLPTPERSMKLYSFLDTVSRDYITSYYRLLSDFDKGKVDLSMLRDFFDELGFSLKLIESDGVKSPYVEMWNRVTLPLSQSPSGIRESLSMALALGNEDISVVYIEEPEAHLHPRAQRIIAKLMAKALKKGKHIFLTTHSDYLLYSISNLIALSRKEIALDPNSVVVYLLKREADFTKIEKVKVDEEGISEEEFTKVAEEILDERDYIFG
- a CDS encoding SRPBCC family protein, which codes for METTYEFETRRTMDVVKEYLMNPQNLMKYVPSFKGLKETDHGWELQVSWVITLTLEITRQIGRDEITYLIKKNNGLIKINSYLRFVILPTKDRTVVRLTFFYKGPFERIAKRQTEEFYKRGVEIFKEDLESMGSRPAEEAVVRKSDPNSRLTLLKMKTLLSKIIDRGELDDVLEQAMIWSVNSEVIVIVSDGKGKVELVFDKGDLKTVNGDFNSLNDKLTVLVKGS
- a CDS encoding PIN domain-containing protein codes for the protein MDNGEEKVLTTVVHISEIANVIESLSNLATSINVTENVINNENILVKEVTLQDYAEAVKMAKEENVSVNDA